Proteins encoded together in one Treponema primitia ZAS-1 window:
- a CDS encoding Lsa36 family surface (lipo)protein: MKYFGKFVVVFVLFTFIGVGVFALEIKGTEPKVTGPGQYAAIVGALNSQIKESWNDALDDLNEEVEKIDPKPEKLIKGFADASVFASHGATQRGYGEPDLFTFTIGSTVGVKIGSSLSGLGDYFDSIADELEDEGDLSLGLNIQAISGQFNLNTSRWLLDGLDLGFRFGMFKLDDNLIDGFGFNTLSLGVVGNYQLLKELTIVPFLLKWRGLSLGTGLIYQNTKLNYSMDIDVDRQAIGQVSVSGVTVNGGYINIDPKLVFDMTTNTVTIPLEATTAVHLLSFLNIALGVGVDIAFGGNDMNLKLSSDVTLEEVAPGTGIKQSTPGTLSVSGGGDVAPTFFNPKLMTGIGFKIGPVILDIPVTLYFGDGTGLNAGITLGVSL, translated from the coding sequence GTGAAGTATTTTGGAAAATTTGTCGTGGTTTTTGTTCTTTTTACTTTTATTGGGGTGGGGGTTTTTGCCCTTGAAATCAAAGGTACGGAGCCGAAGGTCACCGGACCGGGACAATATGCGGCTATTGTTGGTGCATTGAATAGTCAAATCAAAGAATCTTGGAATGATGCATTAGATGATCTTAACGAGGAGGTCGAAAAAATAGACCCAAAGCCCGAGAAACTCATAAAAGGTTTTGCGGATGCATCGGTATTTGCCAGCCATGGGGCCACCCAGCGGGGCTATGGGGAACCCGATCTCTTTACCTTTACCATAGGCTCCACGGTGGGCGTTAAGATAGGATCGAGCCTTAGTGGGCTTGGAGATTATTTTGATAGTATTGCCGACGAGTTGGAAGATGAGGGGGATCTTAGCCTGGGGCTTAATATTCAGGCGATAAGCGGACAGTTTAACCTTAATACATCACGCTGGCTTTTAGATGGTCTTGACCTTGGGTTCAGGTTCGGTATGTTTAAGCTGGATGATAATCTTATTGATGGCTTTGGTTTTAACACCCTGTCCCTCGGGGTGGTGGGTAACTATCAGCTGCTGAAGGAGCTAACCATTGTTCCCTTCTTGCTCAAGTGGCGGGGTCTCTCCCTGGGAACCGGGTTGATATATCAGAATACCAAGTTAAATTATAGCATGGATATAGACGTAGACCGCCAAGCAATAGGGCAGGTATCGGTTTCAGGTGTGACTGTTAATGGCGGTTATATTAACATTGATCCGAAGCTTGTCTTTGATATGACCACCAATACCGTTACCATACCCCTGGAGGCTACTACCGCCGTCCACCTTCTTTCGTTCCTAAATATCGCCCTGGGAGTAGGGGTGGATATTGCTTTTGGGGGAAACGATATGAACCTTAAGCTAAGCAGTGATGTTACCTTGGAAGAGGTAGCTCCCGGTACCGGTATTAAGCAGTCAACACCCGGAACACTCAGCGTATCCGGAGGCGGGGATGTGGCCCCAACTTTTTTCAACCCAAAACTTATGACCGGTATTGGGTTTAAGATAGGGCCGGTTATTCTTGATATTCCTGTTACCCTGTACTTCGGGGATGGAACCGGTCTTAACGCAGGCATTACCTTAGGGGTTTCTTTATAA